The Streptomyces sp. NBC_01353 genome contains a region encoding:
- a CDS encoding PTS glucose transporter subunit IIA — MTTVTSPLAGRAIGLAAVPDPVFSGAMVGPGTAIDPVREPSEAVSPVDGVIVSLHPHAFVVVDGEGHGVLTHLGIDTVQLNGQGFELLVSKGDTVTRGQAVVRWNPSEVEAAGKSPICPVVALEATADSLSDVVDSGDVKADDQLFSWN, encoded by the coding sequence ATGACAACCGTGACGTCGCCACTTGCTGGACGCGCCATCGGTCTCGCCGCAGTACCCGACCCGGTCTTCTCCGGCGCGATGGTCGGACCCGGCACCGCCATCGACCCCGTACGTGAGCCGTCGGAGGCCGTGTCTCCGGTCGACGGCGTCATTGTCTCTCTGCACCCGCACGCGTTCGTCGTCGTCGACGGCGAGGGTCACGGAGTGCTGACCCACCTCGGGATCGACACCGTTCAGCTCAATGGGCAGGGCTTCGAGCTGCTCGTCAGCAAGGGGGACACCGTGACGCGGGGACAGGCCGTCGTCCGTTGGAATCCGTCCGAGGTCGAGGCCGCGGGCAAGTCCCCCATCTGCCCCGTCGTGGCCCTGGAGGCCACCGCCGACTCTCTCTCCGATGTCGTCGACAGCGGCGACGTGAAGGCCGACGACCAGCTCTTCAGCTGGAACTGA
- a CDS encoding CDP-alcohol phosphatidyltransferase family protein produces the protein MEVQETRVQTNRVLTIPNILSMARLVGVPLFLWLILRPVFGGPNSDGWALLVLMLSGVSDYLDGKLARRWNQVSSLGRLLDPAADRLYIVSTLVGLTWREILPLWLILALFARELMLLVMVGILRRHGYPPPQVNFLGKAATFNLMYAFPLLLLSDGTGWLSSLAEVFGWAFAGWGTTLYWWAGILYVVQVRRLVKADTAAD, from the coding sequence GTGGAGGTCCAGGAGACTCGCGTTCAGACGAACCGGGTCCTCACCATCCCCAACATCCTGAGCATGGCTCGCCTCGTCGGCGTGCCGCTCTTCCTGTGGCTGATTCTGCGACCTGTGTTCGGCGGTCCGAACAGCGATGGCTGGGCCTTGCTGGTGTTGATGCTCAGCGGCGTCAGCGACTATCTCGACGGTAAGCTCGCTCGGCGCTGGAACCAGGTCAGCAGCCTTGGCCGGCTCCTCGACCCGGCTGCCGACCGGCTCTACATCGTCTCCACGCTCGTGGGCCTCACCTGGCGGGAGATCCTGCCACTCTGGCTGATCCTCGCGCTTTTCGCCCGTGAGCTGATGCTGCTGGTGATGGTGGGTATCCTCCGCCGGCATGGCTATCCCCCGCCGCAGGTGAACTTCCTCGGGAAAGCTGCGACATTCAACTTGATGTACGCGTTCCCCTTGCTCCTGCTCAGTGACGGAACGGGCTGGCTTTCGTCACTCGCTGAAGTTTTCGGGTGGGCCTTCGCCGGATGGGGTACAACTCTGTATTGGTGGGCAGGGATCCTCTACGTGGTCCAGGTCCGTCGACTCGTCAAGGCGGATACCGCGGCCGATTGA